Below is a window of Drosophila nasuta strain 15112-1781.00 chromosome X, ASM2355853v1, whole genome shotgun sequence DNA.
TTTATGGCGCAATGTTGACTTTGGTTCGCTATCCGTATCCGATTGCTCATCATCGCTGTCATTCTgctcctcatcctcatcctcatcatcgtcattgTCGTCTTCATCCTCATCCAAGCTGGCATCCAGGCCAGCATCAGTCTCATATTCCTCATCCGTCTCCAGTTTCTGTGCGTGCTTTTGCTGCAAATTTTCCAGGTTTAGAAATGCGCTGAGCGAATTAAATGCGTTTGAATATTACCTTTAGATTCAGTGGCTTCGACGGCTGCTCTCTCAACAGCTCCTcttcctgctcctgctgctcccTCTCGTAAAAGAAGTAcgtgagcagcagctgctcctgGGCACAATTGTGTCGCCAGGCCTTTGGTATCAATTGCGAATTGCGTGTCAAGCGCGCCTGCAGCTCTGCAAACAAATACGGCGATATGCTCAGCTTGGGCAGCTccatctgctgctgttgctttagcAGCAGCTCTGACTCCGCCTCGCTGCTGTTGTACACACGAAAATAGAGTTTGCAGGCGCGCAAATAGTGCAATTGCTTCTGTGCTACGCCAGGAACTTTAGGCAAACGACGCAGCACCGCCAGTTGCCGTTCGAGCACCTGAATTAGCATATAATGCTGACGTCGATCGGGCATGCTAGCCACGAGCAGAGCACGACTGCCGCCGAACTGTGGCACCGATTGCATCCACAGATTGCTGAGCAATCGCAGCATCAGTTGTGACACTGTTGAATGCTGAAACAACTCGCGAGGtactgctgatgctgatgatgacggTGGTGGTTGCTTCTCCTCCTGGTTGGCGCTGGGCAGCCAACGTAGTGCATCCGCCCACAACTTGGCAGCGGCGCCCTCGAGAATAAGGTGGCCCAGCATACGCATGCAACGCTTGCAATACAGATGATCCGATGAATTGATAACGCTGCGCTGCAGGACGGTAATGTTAAGCACAATGTGATTGAGGCCATAGTACAGATCGGTTGGTCCCGGCACCAGTgtcggctgctgttgctgttgattggACGTGTTGCCATGATGATTATGGCAAAAGAATTCGCTGGGATCGATGAGGCCGCTGGGAAATTCACGCAATTTATTGTAGCAACAACTGGCCACCAATTCGTAGTGACAGTTGCTGCAGCGCAACGTCACCGCTATCTGGCGTTCCGCAAAGCTGAGCATCAATGGCATCGGCTTCGGTTCCACTTGCAGATTGCCCGCCTTGTGCACTGCATCAAGATCGATTTGCGTATAGTTAAAACGGAAACTGATATTTTGATTGCTGGCTGTGAACATGGAGATCTGTTGAATATCCATGCCATAGTTGGCATGTCGCATCACCAGCTCACTGGCTGCTTCCGCTTCATCCACATCTACATCTTCCACGATATGCATGTCGTTCTCCTTGATGACGACGCgcgttttgttgctgttgcagagGTCGTGCTCGAATTGCAAGAACACATGGCCGCTGCATAGATTTGGGCGCAACTCGATGCACACGGCCTTCAGCGGCATCTTTGGCGGCCTCGTCTTTGTCACTTTGGAAACTTATTGATAAAACAGCGCAAAATGATcacaaaatgttttgctatttttgatttgattgacGCTGCTCTACGGTGCAGCGTGACCGCAAGTTAAATGCATAATTATACCATTGTGGATTGGTAGATTCTGgtatttttgaagtatttGTCTACAGCCGTAtgtaaacatttgttttgtttttgtttttgtttttttttttataacaaaaattcttatttgtttgtaattaaaaatataatagctTTAAGCTTCTTCCATGCAATTGTATTgatatttaactttaaatacaCAATTGTTAGATCCTTGCAATATATAAGTTATAATAgagtattaaattaaatagaataaataaacatgTCTACACACAATTTATcatataattgtttattaataatcaAACAGAAATCCATTCAAAacgaaagaaaacaataacaattaggTCAAGGTATCCAGCATTGCTGTTGTCATGGCACCAATTATAAGAGTTTCGTACCACTCAGCTTTGTATGGACTTGCAAAGATGTAAACACAGATGATTGTTTAAAAATGCTGGCAGCTGACATAGGTAATTTTGACGTAGAAGCTCGTTCTTTCAGtgagtataataataatagcatcATTGAAAAGCTATCCAATATGTTTTacattaacaaaaatacttatactATTGGAAGTTTGTTTCcagcaatatatatttaaaaattggcGCCGTTTTgtcttaatatttaaaaaaatagtcTTAACATTTGAAATAGTGTAGCCAAGCTTGGTACATACATCCATTTGCGAAACTAGTATAtgaagtatatttttgataataaAACGGTGTATTTTAAACTTCAAGATGCGGTCACGCTGATCACTAGTACGAACGCGAACGCGATTTTTGTGATGGATAAAAACAAAGTCCCGTTCAAAAAATCATGAAAACTGTGTAAAAATGCAGCATATGCAACCCAAAATCATAACTAAATTTTGCATTGATTATCAACTAACAAATTGGAGTGCATAAGTGGtgtgaaaaagtaaaattaattcGAAACGGGCAAACAAAAAGGTTTTTTTCAACGTTTTCTTTAACGCATTTCGtgcacacgaacacacacaaccaTACATACGACCAATACATTTGCGCACACATACAGGcattgatatatgtatatcaatatattgatgttgtgctgttgctgttgttgccgtcttttgtgtatatgtgtgtgtgttgtgtgtgcgggAGCGGTGCATTAGTGTATATAttcatgtgtgcgtgtgtgtttgcgtttgcgtgtgtgtttctgtCTGTCTAAACAGGCCAGAGTGAGTGTACGAGTGCGATAAAGAAAGAGCGAGCTCGCGCGCAGGTTTCGCGACAAGGCAGAAGGCAGGATAAAAAAGGAGCGAACGAAGATGagcataaaagtgaaaaataattaaaggtTGCTGCTGAAAGGGACGCGGGCACACAGCATAGCGCAGTCAACGGCGACgtcggcggcagcagcaacaacagagcaGCTGGTCCTGCTGCAGTTAAAACAGCAACATCGCCACATATACATACgcgtacatatacatatatatgtatgtgtatgtctGCACGTAGTCGTGTATGcttgcacatacatacatacataaaactGTGtgaccaacaacaattggCCATTTTGGCGTTCTCTATTTTGgcagtcacagtcacacatacactaaGCGACAgacatacacgcacacagtCACAATTACTGCTCCCCCAGCGACGTTTGCGCCTCTGCTGTGACTTTCTCACtcttcgctgctgctgcgctgccgctgctgctgtggggGGTACAAATTCACATAGCCGTGAAAAATAGCATGAAacacaacaacgacgacaataaacaatagacacagtcgcaacaacaacgcgcAACGCGTTCAGTTCGTTTTGTCTGCTCTCATCTCTTggtttttgcaattaaagaATTGGTTGTTgtcactttttaaatatttccacTCTCTTGTGGTTCATCCCCCCGGCCCCTCCAATAACAAATTGCTCGCACGGTCAGCGGTCATCGAAAAGCCTTCGTGTTGAGTGCAAgtgtcaacaacaaaaagaaaacaaaaattaatcgTGTCACGGCGTGACACAAACTGCAAAGTGCTcaaaaaaagtttgttttttctattttgggGGGTTTTTTATGAAATCAAGCTACAAATTTGTCCTGGGCGCAGAAGAAACACAAAATGAATAACTGCGCGGCAAACTGTCACAtgcatattgtatatattacattattgtaaataaataggtattaaaattaaatgaaagcaTTAAATAGCACTTGACAACTGGAATATTGAAAagtaacaaacaaacaaatagaaCAACtagaaacaacaaataaaaaaccgCTCAACATTTCGCCTTTTACACGAAAAACTTGAGCgacgaaattaaaaattgcacttcacgtaaaaacaaaaagcaagcaaaacaaaacaataatatcaacaacaactagcgGAAGAAGCAGAGAgtcacacaaaacaaatatccatccagagcaacaacaagaacaagaacgaCAACCCTTttctaaaaaccaaaaactaagAAAACAAGACAAGCGCGTCGCACATCGAAGAAGTCCAATCATCAAAGATAAAAGGAGAAAGGCAAAAGCTCTCGAGAAGACTGCTTGAAAGCTCTTCATCGAGCTAGAGGAACAGTCGAAGCTCACGCGAAGACTGCTTAAAAAGCTCACAACCCGCGCGCTCCACCCCCAGCTTCAACCTGGCGAAtcgcaacggcagcaacaacaacaacaataacagagCTGATGCCTCTGCTGGCGGCGCAGCTggcgccgctgctgctgtagccGCCGCAGGtcgcaacaataacaataataatgcagCTGCCACCGCTGGTGgcggagctgctgctgctaatgcTGCAGGCGCGGGCGCCGATGCAAATGCtgctggcggcggcggtggcaatgAGTGGAATCCTGAGGAAATGGACCGTTTCAGTTTTGATGATTCGATACGCTTTGAAGAGGATTCACTATGCAGCTGGAGTTCCGAGGCGGAATCATTGTGCAACAATTGGCGTGGCTGGAAGAAGCCAACCAATGGCACTGGCTTGGCGGCGTCTGGTGCAGTGAATGGTGGAGGAATCGCGTCCATCTCAGGTGCCACacagagcaacagcagtaaTGGCGGTAGCGGCTCCACATTCGGCACAAATGCATGTGGTGGAGCATCtggtggcaatggcaacaatggAATGACCAGCGCAGGTGGGTCACTTGCGACTGGTGTCCAATGTGGGCGATATTACGGTGAGTAGACTAATCCTGCTACTAGTTTCCTTAATTGCATtctataattgaaatttgcttAGAGCAAATCTAGCTTAATTCTAAACACTTAAATAGTCAACTTTAAAAACTAAAGCAATTGAAATCATTATAGACTtgttaaattgtattttccaTATTTCCTGAAACATTGCATATGAGGTGAATAAGAATCAATTCATGAAAACTTTTTAAGGATAGTGACCAACAACTGATCAGTGCAGATTTGGTCCGTTTCAACGATACGGCAACACCGCGCACGCCTATTATATGCTGCAAAATTACTAGCATTGCATATATAtacgtacgtatgtatgtatatatatgtacatatgtatttatacatacatgaGGCAGACAGTTCGACAGcagttgctggctgctgctgccagcgtCCTCTGCTTATCGCTAAAGTCAAAATCACGACTTTATGGGTTACATTTTTTGTCTTTGTCCGTTACCTTGCGTTTCTTTCCCCTTTTCCCTCTATTctggtattattttctttttattttggccCTGTTTTGtgtagatatgtatgtatgtatatgaatacgtatgtatgcatttCTCATTGTTTTTGGTCTGTTCGCGTCCTGTGCGCCGCCGCAGTATTATCAGCATGTAATCTCAGTGGAGTTGCGACTGCGCTGCCATTGCtctttgttttgtatttgtgtttgtgttccCAATTGTGTTTCGTGTCATGCCAAGACGGAGACTGCAAGAATTTTCTGTAGATCGTTAGATGACTCGTCTTGTAGAATGCTTCTTGCATTGAGTCTGGTGTACGCGCCCTCTTAGCGCAACACGTAATTTCCCTAACGCCTACTTTTCTCGAACATGTGCAATTTTGTGTAtcatttgtcatttgttttgtgagtGTTGTACAAgaaagttgattttttcctGCGCgtcttttataaaacaataagaggtaagttgttaatattattaaactaCTATTCTAatctgatttaaattaaaaaatatatttgtatttgtatttatatttacagtttTGAGGACCACAAAAGAGCTACGTTGGatgataaaaatagaaactacAAGGCATTGTTCAGGGCGAAGAATATTGAAAACggcgaaataaattaattttttcttttagctattatattatttagttataagtAAAACTGTTtagataatattatatataaatttaagtactcattgtattagttttaataaatttaatttcaagtataataaacattttatttactgcatatatttttgagcgtatttttattttgcatattccgaACTACGCACTAGAATCTAAGCACAGATTTTCGGCAAGAGCTGCACCGCATATTTTCTACAAGAAACGTCGAGTACAAATTCTGCCAGCGCAGCcgagggaaatttaaatttccctttgGCAAGAATTTATACTCGACGAGTCTTGTAGATAATCAGTTCCGCATATACGGCAAAACGAAGTGAGAAAGTCTTTTCGCATCTTGTGTCTACACATGACGGGACTGGAAGAAAACTTGTATATTGTCTACGAATAAAACACAATCGGGTTCTggttgtttttatacccgggtagaagggtattataaatgaTTATCAATcggaaatgtataaaaatacataatcaTCTGCATAATGTCTCGATACaacgatatatgtatgtagagatttatatactatgtactatatactatttatGTCAATTATGTCCAACAGTTGGAGTATTTggatatatttacatatgtgcAGAAACGTTTCTAAgataagcaaaacaaacaaaaaaaaagtgttaatttgaatttagatTAATTTAGTAACATTTTGGAATCAATAAAATCTACTTAATAGtgacaataaacattttttttatctcaATTGccttaaaatcatttaaaacgataattaatatataatttatttgtttatttcaaaaattctcGGCCATCAGGCATGGAAATTTGTATGTAGagattatatttttagtacatttaattattttacaatgCAAGTGAACTATGATATATGATCAcatgaataaaataaagttgaaaattatTCAAGAAACCATTCTATAAAGATCAGGAGTAAATATTCTCCGTTCTTAGTGCTTTGGTCACACTAAATGTTCTGGTACTACCTAAAAAATTGGTGTTCCGCACTCAACTATAGCTTGCttgcttattttgttttgtaattggGGGGAACTGGCATTTTACTAGGTGAGCAAGCATTGCCAGCTGCATTTTAACGTTGTAAGCACTTGCACTCACATTTATGTAAGGCACATGTGTATATAGATTCATACATATaatgtgtacatacatatgtaagtcTGAAGTTAACTGCCGTCTTGgcatgaaaaaaagaaaacgaaaaagaacgaaaagaaaaaacaaacataatgCTTGTAACCACAAAACTTCTGCTGTCTTTACACGTTGCCTTTTTGCAATTTACTGTCGCTGACGTTTGTGTCAAGGAACCTTTTCAAGGATAATGCtcagatatatacatatgtatgtatgtatgtacatatgtatgcatgtctGTTTGAGTGTTTGCAGACAGAGTTGAGTAAGTGTGCATAAATGTAATACAGCCAGGTATTGGTCTCAGCACCTGCTTTGACAAGGTCGTGACTTGTACTCAATTGTTTTTTCGGAGGACCAATGATGAGAACTATCGCTAGGTATTGAGTGCACCTCTGtgttctatgtgtgtgtgtgtgtgtgtgtgtgtgtggcgttgCCACATGTTATCTAATTAGTATTGTGGCGCTGTTCAAAGTTTTCGTTGACGCATAacaaaattgtgtttatttgtatttgtgcagTTTGTGtgcctacatacatacatatcgcTTTTCATGCACTTCCGcgataaacacacacacaggcacacttgcacacacattgTGTGTACTTTTTGTAAAGTTTTGACCTCTTTTTGCAGTTTGTTCTTTGTTTCAATAACCTGAATTGTCCTCTGGCCACACATTGAAATGTAGCAATTCGAGTGAAAAGGGGCAacactggcaactggcaacagcagTTGTCGAAACAATGACATTGCGCCACTCGATTTGCAACAGAGTAAATGAGCGACCGAGAGAGACACGAATGcgtttaattgttgttgctaccaACAACCAAGTTACATATGCACATACTTATGCacgcatatatgtatgtacatgtacatatagtacatacataaagCAGGAATAGGCATgcatgaataataataactctTGACGCTTGCGGAAAATGACTTTGAATAAAATGGTGCCAGAGTGTCTGAAATTAAGCGACAGCCCAACAACGATGAACGAACGAATGAacgaaacgaacgaacgaacgaaaaaaGCGCATgaacgaaaacaaacaaacgatgCGCAGTGGTCATACTACAACTTGTCTATCTGTCTGAGTCTGTGCatgcgtgtttgtgtgtgtgtatgtgcgtgtgcgtgtgtgtgcgccaACCGACAAAGACTTACGAAATCGATATCGATAGTGTGAACGAAAAATGTAGTATGACATTAGCAAGCAAGCAAACCGACTTAACGATAGTGAAAGCGAAAACAGGTTTTCTATTTAATAGAAATGTAAAAtacaatatgaaatatatgtgTGCATCCATATGTACATCTGCGTGGGCGAACTTGAACTTTGCTATTTTGTCGGGTGGGCACACAACGATGTTGTTAATGCTGTCTCAGTTTTTCTTGTTCAAAGCAGCTGAAGAAGGAGCGTACgaaacagaagaagaagaagtagggggagaacacaacaaaaacaaaactctcCAGTCTTTCATTGTTTCTGCTGCTTTGTTTTGTGCCCCGCTCTAAAGCAAACGGGCACGACCTTTATATGTTTGAATGTATGTGAGTATGCATGCATATGTGTGCGTTTGTGCTtccatgtacatatgtatttatgctgttattattgtttttttttctttcgatGTATTGGCTGTTTTGtccatttgtttatttgcatgacaatttgtagaattttgtTTATCTACAAGTCAATTGCGCTGCATTGTATACacaatacaatatgtatatacacgTATTAAGACAACATGCAACAAACATCGAATTGAGCTTTTTtaagtagcaacagcaacaacaactagaacgACGTTGACCTCCGCAAGCAGACGCTGCCCTTCGTTTTATTTGGTCATTGCCCGAGCATTTGATCTGTGCATGTGTTGGCCAAATTTACGTGGCTTTGTGcctgtatatgtatgtgtgcgtgtaaaAGTAAATTGCACAGTGGATAAACGATTACATTTAAGTGATAGGATGACATATCGATGCAATGATGTGGAATATAAGATTTCCATtttaatatgtacatatacatatgtactttcctttttttatttactaaatatcTTCTTTATAcagtattatataaaaataatatatcacATTAAGTACAAAATCTGATATTACTGTATAAATTTAACCATACTTgtgaaatacttaaatacaGTGGATCACAGCTTATTTAAACCACCACCAACCGACAATTTTGAATCAGTATACTGGCCAAACTAAAAGagatattgaatttatttaagcgCAGGATATTAGTTTGCTATTTTAACATAAAAGATACTTCTTCTTTTATTCTTTAACTTTTTGttaactatataaaattattaaaaaaccaaaaaataacgaaaagcAGTATCAAGGCTTATTTCAACCAGCTGAAAGTAACTAAGTATAAATATGTCAAACAATGTATTAAGAACTTTAGTTAATAACAATTCCCAGACAGTCCAAAATGACCCAACTATTTTCTATAACATTCATGTCCACTGTATATTAAAATCATATAAACTAAAAAGAACCTTTTCAGTTTACTGGCTATTGATGAAATTAATTGCTAAATGTTGGTGCTTTGCTAATTAACAATAAgctgaaaattatatttaaaatctgAAAGCTTTGAAGGTATTGagaattaattgtttttgagGATAGACCGACAAACGGAAAGCCAAGCAGCATATTTGTTTAAACCGAGATTATaatctttaaaaatagttttcatttataataaaattttaaggAGGAACGGTGATCATTTTAagctatataaaaaaaaaataatatggtAATGattatatattgatttttcaAGTTTCTATTAAGTCAAATGattcatttaaatcaaattcaagAAATTTGAGACTTATGCTAATTTATCTACAACTAATGTGCATTCTTTTCTTATGTTGTAGAAGTCTCGTCGCTTGCCGAGCTTGCGGCAAGATGCGTGGCCTCATACATCCCCTTCGAGCTGGTCGAGCATGTTTATCCACCGGTGCCagagcaactgcaattgcGGATTGCATTCTGGAGCTTTCCGGACAACGAGGAGGACATACGACTGTACTCCTGTTTGGCCAACAGTTCGGCTGATGAATTCAATCGAGGCGATCAATTGTTTCGCTGGCGTGCCGTAAAGGATCCGCTGCAGATTGGTAAGTAGCCAAGTCCTTTTTGTGTCGAGAGaacaatgatgatgacgaaACTCTTTCCTTGCTGGGTGCAGGTTTTCATCTGTCTGCGAGTGTTGTGAGCCAAACGCCGCGCACCTTTTTCAATGTTGCCGTCACCTTCGATCGCCGTCGGATCTCGTCGTGCAACTGCACCTGTACCTCCTCCGCTTACTGGTGCTCCCATGTGGTTGCCGTCTGCCTGCATCGTATACATTGTGTAAGtattactctctctctctctctctctcacacacacacacactacctAACTCATgcaccctctctctctgtt
It encodes the following:
- the LOC132796322 gene encoding uncharacterized protein LOC132796322, whose product is MPLKAVCIELRPNLCSGHVFLQFEHDLCNSNKTRVVIKENDMHIVEDVDVDEAEAASELVMRHANYGMDIQQISMFTASNQNISFRFNYTQIDLDAVHKAGNLQVEPKPMPLMLSFAERQIAVTLRCSNCHYELVASCCYNKLREFPSGLIDPSEFFCHNHHGNTSNQQQQQPTLVPGPTDLYYGLNHIVLNITVLQRSVINSSDHLYCKRCMRMLGHLILEGAAAKLWADALRWLPSANQEEKQPPPSSSASAVPRELFQHSTVSQLMLRLLSNLWMQSVPQFGGSRALLVASMPDRRQHYMLIQVLERQLAVLRRLPKVPGVAQKQLHYLRACKLYFRVYNSSEAESELLLKQQQQMELPKLSISPYLFAELQARLTRNSQLIPKAWRHNCAQEQLLLTYFFYEREQQEQEEELLREQPSKPLNLKQKHAQKLETDEEYETDAGLDASLDEDEDDNDDDEDEDEEQNDSDDEQSDTDSEPKSTLRHKFAPIMAYEKNLVKRWPTQRQSKSSPCPSPTMPPDPCEEDSGKH